The Nitrospira tepida genome includes a window with the following:
- a CDS encoding bifunctional riboflavin kinase/FAD synthetase — MHVIRNLTGYQPSSYPVATIGNFDGQHRGHQALLRSVVERARETGGRALVITFDPHPVRILAPHVALKFLTSPEEKLAAFASTGIDEVIFLEFSPALAELTPEAFVRDILVARLSLRELFVGEHFAFGKGRAGTVADLQRFGALYGFSIHPMKPVLWEGGIISSTKVRSAILAGRMELATDYLGRLYALSGLVEQGDQRGRSLGWPTANLALPADRVVPPDGVYAALTVHGAQVFDSVAYIGTRPTFETKGERILEVYLLNEQRTLYGERITVQFASYLRGDMTFPSPDALSRQIQEDVQQAEARLKTVQIEYRKSAEQSA, encoded by the coding sequence ATGCACGTCATCCGGAACCTCACGGGATATCAGCCGTCGTCCTATCCGGTCGCCACGATCGGCAACTTTGATGGGCAACACCGGGGACACCAGGCCCTGCTACGCAGCGTGGTCGAGCGGGCCCGGGAGACCGGCGGCCGGGCCCTGGTGATCACCTTCGATCCCCATCCGGTCCGTATCCTGGCTCCCCATGTGGCCTTGAAATTTCTGACCTCTCCCGAGGAAAAACTGGCGGCCTTTGCCTCGACCGGCATCGACGAGGTCATCTTTTTGGAATTCTCGCCGGCTTTGGCGGAGCTGACGCCCGAGGCCTTTGTTCGGGACATCCTGGTGGCCCGGCTTTCCCTGCGGGAGCTCTTTGTTGGAGAACATTTCGCGTTCGGCAAGGGGCGCGCCGGCACCGTTGCCGACCTTCAACGGTTCGGCGCCCTGTATGGATTTTCCATCCACCCCATGAAGCCCGTGCTCTGGGAGGGGGGGATCATCAGTTCGACGAAGGTGCGCTCGGCGATTTTGGCTGGCCGGATGGAACTGGCGACGGACTACCTCGGCCGGCTCTATGCCCTAAGCGGCCTGGTCGAACAGGGGGACCAGCGGGGCCGGAGCCTTGGCTGGCCAACCGCCAACCTGGCCCTCCCGGCCGATCGCGTGGTGCCTCCGGATGGGGTGTATGCGGCGCTGACGGTTCATGGCGCCCAGGTATTTGATTCGGTCGCCTACATTGGAACGAGGCCGACGTTCGAAACGAAGGGCGAGCGGATCCTGGAAGTCTACTTGCTCAACGAGCAGCGGACATTGTACGGTGAGCGCATTACGGTGCAGTTCGCTTCATATCTACGCGGCGATATGACGTTTCCGAGCCCCGACGCGCTCTCCCGCCAGATCCAGGAGGACGTGCAGCAGGCCGAAGCCCGTCTAAAAACGGTGCAGATCGAATATCGCAAATCGGCGGAACAATCAGCATGA
- the tilS gene encoding tRNA lysidine(34) synthetase TilS, whose translation MTLSACATRTPPLIRQVMRTIRTRRLLDPGVSLLVALSGGPDSVALVACLHHLAPRWHLQLTAVHFNYGLRGHESDEDEAFVAAFCRHRAIPLLVERPRLSRDAPRGRRSVQEMARELRYRLLEELAARHGCDRIALGHTADDQAETVLLWMLRGAGTTGLGGMRHDRRGSRVHFIRPLLDCSREAVLAYLQSEGLPYRRDSSNQSRVYRRNRIRHDVLPLLKELNPAILRVLCRQADLLAEDEHVLEEETDRHLSRLLIKREPALLAVQRDGLLALPTGIQRRIIRRLLQTHQAAGKVPSLRQVSAVLNGIVRARNGASFRIARVVITRDSDQVIVIPVPPGDPANRNRSNTIALSSNPTTSLPLVIPSTVTWPPSSQRIALRWESWQPEQELSVGKGRSLSMAFDAGRFTHALSLRSWQPGDSLCPTGMGGHRKKLQDLFTDMKIPRHDRGRLPILVAPEGILWVVGCRADHRYVPDAKTTQVLIVEVETAVGQ comes from the coding sequence ATGACCCTCTCCGCCTGTGCCACTCGGACTCCCCCCTTGATCCGGCAGGTGATGCGGACCATTCGAACCCGTCGCCTGCTCGATCCCGGCGTGTCCCTCCTGGTGGCCCTGTCCGGCGGACCGGACTCGGTGGCCTTGGTGGCCTGTCTTCATCACCTGGCTCCACGGTGGCATCTGCAACTGACGGCGGTGCATTTCAATTACGGGCTCCGCGGCCATGAATCGGATGAGGACGAAGCGTTCGTGGCGGCTTTCTGCCGGCACAGAGCTATTCCGTTGCTGGTCGAACGGCCTCGACTCTCCCGCGACGCTCCCAGAGGACGCCGGTCGGTGCAGGAGATGGCCCGCGAGCTGCGGTATCGGCTGCTTGAAGAATTAGCCGCGCGCCATGGATGCGATCGCATCGCCCTCGGCCATACGGCCGACGATCAGGCCGAAACCGTCCTCCTGTGGATGCTCCGGGGCGCGGGAACGACCGGCCTTGGCGGGATGCGACATGATCGGAGAGGGTCGCGCGTCCATTTCATCCGTCCCCTGCTGGACTGTTCGCGAGAGGCGGTCCTCGCCTATCTCCAATCGGAAGGCCTGCCCTATCGGCGGGATTCCAGCAATCAATCCAGGGTCTACCGGCGCAACCGCATCCGGCATGACGTGCTGCCGCTCTTAAAGGAGTTGAATCCCGCGATCCTCCGCGTGCTCTGCCGGCAGGCCGATCTGCTGGCCGAAGATGAGCACGTGCTCGAAGAGGAGACAGACCGCCATCTCTCGCGCTTGCTGATCAAACGGGAACCGGCTCTCCTTGCCGTCCAACGCGATGGCCTGCTTGCGTTGCCGACAGGCATCCAGCGCCGGATCATTCGTCGGCTCCTGCAAACACACCAGGCCGCCGGGAAAGTACCTTCGCTGAGACAGGTTTCGGCCGTGCTGAACGGTATCGTGCGGGCCCGGAACGGCGCCTCGTTTCGGATCGCCCGCGTGGTCATCACCAGAGATTCCGATCAGGTCATCGTGATCCCTGTCCCACCCGGCGATCCTGCAAACCGAAATCGCTCCAATACGATCGCTCTTTCATCGAATCCAACGACCTCGTTGCCCCTGGTGATTCCTTCAACCGTCACCTGGCCCCCGTCCAGCCAACGGATCGCCCTGCGATGGGAATCGTGGCAGCCGGAACAAGAGCTGTCGGTCGGGAAGGGCCGGTCTCTTTCCATGGCCTTCGACGCCGGCCGCTTCACCCATGCCCTCTCCCTTCGGTCCTGGCAGCCTGGGGACTCTCTGTGTCCGACCGGCATGGGCGGGCATCGAAAAAAACTCCAGGACCTCTTCACGGACATGAAGATTCCACGCCACGACCGTGGCCGCCTGCCGATTCTTGTCGCACCGGAGGGGATTCTCTGGGTCGTCGGTTGCCGGGCCGACCACCGGTACGTGCCCGACGCCAAGACAACGCAGGTGCTCATCGTTGAGGTCGAAACAGCAGTCGGTCAGTAG
- the hpt gene encoding hypoxanthine phosphoribosyltransferase has protein sequence MERMFGRPVVTQEQMRARIKELGKQISEDYAGKDLVLVGVLKGAYAFYADLARAIRLPMRVDFIVVRSYGAGSKTSGKVKLVSDLTEEIKGRDVLLVEDIVDSGLTASYLLKILTKRKPRSLRICTLLSKPDRRQVHPPVDYVGFNIPNQYVVGYGLDYQQKYRNLPYLVALDQVAELDQEL, from the coding sequence ATGGAGCGGATGTTCGGTCGCCCGGTCGTCACGCAGGAACAAATGCGGGCCCGCATCAAGGAACTCGGCAAACAAATTTCCGAGGATTATGCGGGAAAGGATCTCGTCCTGGTGGGGGTCCTCAAGGGAGCCTATGCCTTCTATGCTGACCTGGCCCGGGCGATCAGGCTCCCGATGCGGGTCGATTTCATCGTCGTCAGGAGCTACGGCGCCGGGTCGAAAACCTCCGGCAAGGTCAAGCTGGTGTCGGATCTGACGGAGGAGATCAAAGGCCGAGACGTGTTGCTGGTGGAAGACATCGTGGATTCCGGATTGACGGCCTCCTATCTCCTCAAGATCTTGACCAAACGGAAGCCTCGCTCGCTCCGCATCTGCACCTTGCTCAGCAAACCGGACCGGCGTCAAGTGCATCCGCCCGTCGATTACGTGGGGTTCAATATCCCGAACCAATACGTGGTGGGGTACGGTCTCGATTACCAGCAGAAATACCGAAATCTGCCTTACTTGGTCGCGCTGGATCAGGTGGCGGAACTCGACCAGGAGTTATGA
- the ftsH gene encoding ATP-dependent zinc metalloprotease FtsH, protein MNSRVKNVLFWVVVALFMILLFNLFSVPTHAPEEEVIFSDFMTQLEKGEVTKVTIKGSNISAILKDGSRIKTYTADYPEFVKILRERNVQIEAKPPEDSPWYITFLVTWGPFILFLGLWFFLMRQMQIGGNKALSFGKSRARMLTEERKKVTFSDVAGIDEAKEEVVEIIEFLKDPRKFQKLGGRIPKGVLIVGPPGTGKTLLAKAIAGEAGVPFFSISGSDFVEMFVGVGASRVRDLFEQGKKHAPCIIFIDEIDAVGRLRGAGLGGGHDEREQTLNQLLVEMDGFDTTEGVILIAATNRPDVLDPALLRPGRFDRQIVVNRPDLRGRSEILKVHTKKVPLAGDVELEKIARGTPGFSGADLENLVNEAALWAARQNKKEVEYSDFEMAKDKVLMGAERKSMILSDEEKRITAYHEAGHALMAKLLPGTDPVHKVTIIPRGRALGVTMQLPTDDRHNYSKDFLYNTLAILLGGRVAEELVLKHITTGAGNDLERATDLARKMVCEWGMSEKLGPLTFGKKDEEIFLGREIATRRDFSEQVAIEIDHEISRLVTENYERAKRMLTEHMSSLKAVAEALLEKEVLEGTEIDDIIQSSSPQPIPA, encoded by the coding sequence ATGAATTCACGTGTGAAGAACGTATTGTTCTGGGTCGTGGTGGCGCTCTTCATGATTCTCTTATTCAACCTCTTCAGCGTCCCGACGCACGCCCCCGAAGAAGAGGTGATCTTCAGCGACTTTATGACCCAATTGGAGAAGGGGGAGGTGACCAAGGTCACCATTAAGGGCAGCAATATCAGCGCGATTCTGAAGGACGGCTCCCGCATCAAGACCTACACGGCCGATTATCCCGAGTTCGTCAAGATCCTGCGCGAGCGCAATGTCCAGATCGAAGCCAAACCCCCGGAGGACAGCCCCTGGTACATTACGTTCCTCGTGACGTGGGGGCCGTTTATCCTCTTCCTGGGGCTCTGGTTCTTCCTGATGCGGCAGATGCAAATCGGTGGCAACAAGGCCCTGTCTTTCGGCAAGAGCCGCGCGCGGATGCTGACGGAAGAGCGGAAGAAAGTCACCTTCTCTGACGTGGCCGGCATCGATGAGGCCAAGGAAGAGGTCGTCGAGATCATCGAGTTCCTGAAAGATCCCAGAAAATTCCAGAAACTCGGCGGACGCATCCCCAAGGGGGTGTTGATCGTCGGCCCTCCCGGCACCGGTAAGACCCTGCTCGCGAAGGCGATCGCGGGGGAGGCCGGTGTCCCGTTTTTCAGCATCAGCGGGTCGGACTTCGTCGAGATGTTTGTCGGGGTGGGCGCCTCGCGCGTCCGCGATCTCTTCGAGCAGGGCAAGAAACACGCGCCCTGCATCATCTTCATCGACGAGATCGACGCGGTCGGCCGGCTGCGCGGAGCCGGGCTCGGAGGCGGACATGACGAGCGCGAGCAGACGTTAAATCAGTTGCTGGTCGAGATGGACGGATTCGACACGACCGAGGGCGTGATCCTTATTGCCGCGACCAACCGGCCGGATGTCCTGGACCCGGCGCTGTTGCGCCCCGGGCGGTTCGACCGCCAGATCGTGGTCAACCGGCCGGATCTGCGCGGCCGCTCCGAGATTCTCAAGGTCCACACGAAGAAGGTGCCGTTGGCCGGCGATGTTGAGCTGGAAAAAATCGCCAGGGGAACTCCAGGATTCTCCGGCGCCGATCTGGAAAATCTTGTCAACGAAGCCGCCCTCTGGGCGGCCCGGCAGAATAAGAAAGAAGTGGAGTACTCCGACTTCGAGATGGCCAAGGACAAAGTGCTCATGGGGGCCGAACGAAAGAGCATGATCCTGAGCGACGAGGAAAAGCGCATCACCGCCTACCATGAAGCCGGCCATGCCCTCATGGCGAAATTGCTGCCCGGGACCGATCCGGTCCACAAGGTGACCATCATCCCGCGGGGCCGGGCGTTGGGCGTGACGATGCAACTGCCCACGGACGACCGCCACAACTACTCCAAGGATTTCCTTTACAACACCCTGGCCATTCTCCTCGGCGGGCGTGTGGCCGAGGAACTGGTCCTCAAGCACATCACGACCGGCGCGGGCAACGACCTGGAGCGGGCGACCGACCTGGCCAGGAAAATGGTCTGCGAATGGGGCATGAGCGAAAAACTCGGCCCGTTGACCTTCGGCAAGAAGGACGAGGAGATTTTCCTGGGTCGGGAAATCGCCACGCGCCGCGACTTCAGCGAGCAGGTCGCGATCGAAATCGACCATGAAATCAGCCGCCTCGTCACGGAAAATTACGAGCGCGCCAAACGCATGTTGACCGAGCATATGAGCTCGCTCAAGGCCGTCGCCGAGGCGCTGCTCGAGAAAGAAGTCCTGGAAGGGACCGAAATCGACGACATCATTCAATCCTCGTCGCCGCAACCCATTCCGGCCTGA
- the folP gene encoding dihydropteroate synthase: MITIDRPLLVGILNVTPDSFSDGGQFRSDDEAIAHALRMVEAGAAMLDIGAESSRPGAIPVTEEEETARLMPMLEKIARHCRVPISVDTTKAGVARRAIEAGASLINDISALRFDPAMGKLAAETGAGLVLMHMPGTPQTMQQQASYADVVHEVTAYLTERMAAAEAIGVKSEQIVLDPGFGFGKLVPHNLALLDRLPELCDLGRPLFVGLSRKSFIGQVTGRPVNEREFGTAAAVALAVERGASLLRVHDVAHMADAVKVVEAVMRQRAQK; this comes from the coding sequence TTGATCACGATCGACCGGCCCTTGCTGGTGGGGATTCTCAACGTCACACCTGATTCCTTCTCCGACGGAGGTCAGTTTCGCTCGGATGATGAAGCCATCGCCCATGCCTTGAGGATGGTCGAGGCCGGAGCCGCCATGCTCGACATCGGCGCTGAATCGTCGCGGCCGGGAGCCATTCCTGTCACCGAGGAGGAAGAAACCGCGCGGCTCATGCCGATGCTGGAGAAAATCGCCCGGCATTGTCGGGTGCCGATCTCGGTCGATACGACCAAGGCCGGCGTGGCCCGCCGTGCCATCGAGGCCGGCGCGAGCCTCATCAACGACATCAGCGCGCTGCGATTTGATCCCGCCATGGGGAAGTTGGCCGCCGAGACAGGCGCCGGCTTGGTCCTGATGCATATGCCGGGAACTCCGCAAACCATGCAGCAGCAGGCCTCCTATGCGGATGTCGTGCACGAGGTGACGGCCTACTTGACCGAACGCATGGCGGCGGCCGAAGCGATCGGCGTCAAGTCGGAGCAAATCGTGCTTGACCCGGGTTTCGGTTTTGGTAAGCTGGTGCCACACAATCTGGCCCTGCTGGACCGATTACCCGAACTGTGCGATCTCGGACGTCCGTTGTTCGTGGGCCTTTCGCGAAAGTCGTTCATCGGGCAGGTGACGGGTCGGCCGGTGAACGAGCGGGAATTCGGCACCGCCGCAGCCGTCGCCCTGGCCGTCGAGCGGGGCGCCAGCTTGCTTCGGGTTCACGATGTCGCTCACATGGCCGATGCGGTGAAGGTCGTGGAGGCGGTGATGCGCCAACGTGCTCAGAAATAA
- the glmM gene encoding phosphoglucosamine mutase, giving the protein MRKLFGTDGVRGVANLEPMTSEIAMQLGRAAAHIFQRRAGRHQIVIGKDTRLSGYMLESALTSGICSMGVDVLLVGPLPTPAIAFLTRSLRADAGVVISASHNPYQDNGIKFFSNNGLKLPDELEARIESLIVSDEIKHLRPTADAIGKAFRIDDAEGRYIEFVKRSLPKDLDFQGLRVVVDCAHGAAYKVAPTILRELGASVEAVGIKPDGMNINAGCGAVHPEQLQETVLRHQAHIGIALDGDADRAIFVCEQGTVVDGDHIMAALAFDLHERNQLTQQTVVGTVMSNFGLELALGKAGVKLVRTPVGDRYILERMIADGYNFGGEQSGHMIFLDHNTTGDGLIAGLQVLSLMKRTGKPLSELACAMTRIPQVLIGVKVNSKPDLSSIPAIHEAIRASETRLNSNGRVLVRYSGTEPLLRIMVEGSDDALIRTLAEDLAGVVRLHLS; this is encoded by the coding sequence ATGCGAAAACTCTTCGGCACGGACGGGGTGCGGGGCGTCGCCAACCTCGAGCCCATGACCAGCGAAATCGCCATGCAACTGGGACGGGCGGCCGCCCATATCTTCCAGCGGCGGGCGGGGCGACACCAAATCGTGATCGGCAAGGACACGCGCCTCTCCGGCTACATGCTGGAGTCGGCATTGACGTCCGGAATCTGCTCCATGGGCGTCGACGTCCTGCTTGTCGGCCCGCTCCCGACCCCCGCCATCGCCTTCCTGACCCGCAGCCTTCGCGCGGATGCCGGCGTCGTGATTTCCGCCTCGCACAATCCCTATCAAGACAACGGCATCAAATTCTTTTCGAACAACGGCCTGAAATTGCCCGATGAACTGGAAGCGCGCATCGAGTCGTTGATCGTCTCCGACGAAATCAAACATCTGCGTCCCACGGCCGACGCGATCGGCAAGGCCTTTCGAATCGACGACGCCGAGGGCCGCTATATCGAATTCGTCAAGCGGAGTTTGCCCAAGGATCTCGATTTCCAGGGCCTCCGCGTGGTCGTGGATTGCGCGCATGGCGCCGCCTACAAGGTGGCTCCGACCATTTTGCGAGAGTTGGGGGCCTCGGTGGAGGCGGTCGGGATCAAGCCGGACGGCATGAACATCAACGCCGGCTGCGGGGCCGTTCATCCGGAGCAGTTGCAAGAGACTGTGCTCCGGCACCAGGCCCACATCGGGATCGCCCTCGACGGCGACGCCGACCGCGCGATTTTCGTCTGCGAACAGGGCACCGTGGTGGACGGCGATCACATCATGGCCGCCTTGGCGTTTGATCTGCACGAACGCAACCAGCTTACGCAACAGACGGTCGTCGGCACGGTCATGAGCAATTTCGGCCTCGAATTGGCTCTCGGCAAGGCGGGCGTGAAGCTGGTCCGCACGCCGGTAGGCGACCGTTACATTCTCGAACGGATGATCGCGGACGGTTATAATTTCGGCGGCGAGCAATCCGGGCATATGATCTTTCTCGATCACAACACGACCGGCGACGGTCTGATCGCCGGCCTTCAGGTCCTGTCGCTGATGAAACGGACCGGGAAACCGCTGTCGGAATTGGCCTGTGCGATGACCCGGATCCCGCAGGTGCTCATCGGCGTGAAGGTCAACAGCAAGCCGGACCTGTCTTCGATTCCCGCCATTCACGAGGCCATTCGGGCCTCGGAAACCAGGCTCAACAGCAACGGCCGCGTGTTGGTCCGCTATTCCGGCACGGAACCGCTGTTGCGCATCATGGTGGAGGGATCGGATGACGCCTTGATTCGAACCCTCGCCGAGGACTTGGCGGGCGTGGTTCGCCTCCACCTGTCATAG
- a CDS encoding DNA internalization-related competence protein ComEC/Rec2: MLALLTACFLLGLLMGSYLPFFPVTVFCLLVVIGLAVTRLEWKERIAAREGLLCFAVVLAGTCYWPAYNFAASGGISLPPSIDEEPTRIVGRVTEPVRRISGQHILVIEVSETGPPPVATPILGRVRLTWRQPDVPVLQGDVIEYQGRLHPPHGLNNPGGFDFAAYLAGQGIVAVSSFTGPGRLHRLESGLDSWRWAPWATIDSWRLLVQQAAEASLDQPLRGLFLGIILGEQHELPARIRDAFMTTGTVHILSISGSHLGLIAFLTFVIVRALCRPLPNRWTLTLNRWRLTGTRLAILATVPVVVGYALLAGAEVATRRALVMVLAFLFAAWSGRDKPLLPILSLTALSMLLVNPQALFDVSFQLSYLSVLAIALYLSLRAEDPESDSSSFDPAPTVPLRSFRPNWGRAGQWLIQSLLLSLAITLVTLPLVARYFHQFAWISPFANLVIVPLAGFVVVPVGLVSALWLLASGGEGLPLVQLNEAVLRLLTNTTELWATIPAVDRHVAAPSLLMLCAYYALLALTVRPDSQKPTRLAAIGSLAVLLLWWAMSPVTTLLPGQVRVTFLDVGQGDATVIQLAGDQDDQRDQTIVIDGGGHYGQFDLGASVVGPYLWDQGIHRIDHLIGTHPQLDHIGGIPWLIRHFEVARYWGNGVPRSEAFYLDLRQALSEKGLNELIPAAGETIAAEGGCVLSIVSPMPSEITPVGVEWSPRSGSALNNLSVASRLECGAASFLFAADLERPSLARLVQQGLAPRTQVVKVPHHGAASSLDLAWMRATAPEIAVLSVGRYNPYRHPHPQVLASYQAQGSLLFRTDRDGAITITGSAGSQHLLISSASQLKFERVSLTKTVWEQERRNYHRVCLRQFGPACWRAREPERLRPDPPNRTSSY, from the coding sequence ATGCTTGCCCTCCTGACGGCCTGTTTCCTCCTCGGGCTGCTCATGGGCTCTTACCTGCCGTTCTTTCCCGTCACGGTGTTCTGTCTCCTGGTCGTGATCGGCCTCGCCGTCACACGGCTCGAATGGAAGGAGCGAATTGCCGCTCGCGAGGGCCTCCTCTGCTTCGCCGTCGTCCTGGCCGGCACCTGCTATTGGCCGGCCTACAATTTTGCCGCGAGCGGCGGGATTTCCTTGCCCCCGTCCATAGACGAGGAGCCCACTCGCATCGTCGGCCGTGTCACGGAGCCGGTCCGCCGGATCTCAGGCCAGCATATCCTGGTCATCGAGGTCTCCGAAACAGGACCGCCACCCGTGGCGACGCCGATCTTGGGTCGCGTACGACTCACCTGGCGTCAACCGGACGTGCCGGTTCTACAGGGGGATGTGATCGAATATCAGGGGCGCCTCCATCCTCCGCATGGTCTGAACAATCCCGGAGGGTTCGACTTCGCGGCCTATCTCGCCGGACAGGGAATCGTCGCTGTCTCCTCATTTACCGGCCCGGGCCGCTTGCATCGTTTGGAATCGGGGTTGGACTCTTGGCGATGGGCTCCCTGGGCGACCATTGATTCGTGGCGCCTGCTCGTTCAACAGGCGGCAGAGGCCTCGCTGGATCAGCCGCTGCGGGGCCTGTTCCTGGGCATCATTCTCGGCGAGCAACACGAATTACCCGCCCGAATCCGCGATGCCTTCATGACGACGGGGACGGTTCACATCCTCTCGATCTCCGGTTCCCACCTCGGCCTGATCGCCTTCCTGACCTTTGTGATCGTTCGGGCTCTCTGCCGCCCCTTGCCGAACCGGTGGACGTTGACGCTCAACCGATGGCGACTGACCGGAACACGGCTGGCGATCCTCGCGACGGTTCCTGTGGTCGTCGGCTATGCCCTGTTGGCCGGGGCGGAAGTCGCGACGAGGCGGGCCTTGGTCATGGTGCTGGCCTTCTTGTTCGCCGCCTGGTCCGGCCGTGACAAGCCGCTCCTCCCGATCCTTTCCCTGACCGCGTTGTCGATGCTGTTGGTCAACCCACAGGCCCTGTTTGACGTGTCGTTCCAATTGTCCTATTTGTCGGTTCTCGCCATCGCCCTCTATCTTTCTCTCAGAGCCGAAGATCCCGAGTCGGATTCTTCCTCCTTCGATCCAGCGCCAACCGTCCCGCTCCGATCTTTCCGGCCAAACTGGGGGAGGGCGGGGCAATGGCTGATACAGTCCTTGCTGCTGTCGCTGGCCATCACGCTGGTCACGCTGCCGTTGGTCGCCCGCTATTTCCATCAATTCGCCTGGATCAGCCCCTTCGCCAACCTGGTCATCGTCCCCTTGGCTGGATTCGTGGTCGTCCCGGTCGGCCTTGTCTCAGCCCTGTGGTTGTTGGCATCGGGAGGCGAGGGCCTGCCGCTGGTCCAATTGAACGAGGCCGTCCTTCGGCTGTTGACCAACACGACGGAATTGTGGGCAACGATTCCCGCCGTGGACCGGCACGTCGCTGCGCCTTCGTTGTTGATGTTGTGTGCGTACTACGCTCTCCTGGCGCTCACGGTCCGTCCCGACTCTCAAAAACCGACCCGCCTGGCTGCGATCGGCTCCCTCGCCGTCCTGCTGCTCTGGTGGGCGATGTCGCCTGTGACGACGTTGCTTCCAGGCCAGGTGCGAGTCACCTTTTTGGATGTCGGACAAGGAGACGCCACGGTGATTCAATTGGCCGGAGATCAGGACGACCAGCGGGATCAAACCATCGTGATTGACGGAGGCGGCCATTACGGCCAATTCGATCTCGGCGCTTCCGTGGTCGGCCCCTACCTCTGGGACCAGGGCATCCACCGGATCGACCATCTGATCGGGACCCATCCCCAACTTGACCATATCGGCGGCATTCCCTGGCTCATTCGCCACTTCGAGGTCGCCCGGTATTGGGGGAACGGGGTCCCGCGCAGCGAGGCCTTCTATCTAGACCTCCGGCAGGCCCTCTCCGAAAAGGGGTTGAATGAGCTGATCCCGGCGGCAGGGGAGACCATCGCGGCAGAGGGCGGCTGTGTCCTGTCGATCGTGAGTCCGATGCCATCCGAGATCACCCCGGTCGGCGTGGAGTGGTCGCCCCGTTCAGGCTCCGCGTTGAACAACCTTTCGGTCGCCTCACGGCTGGAATGCGGCGCGGCCTCTTTCCTGTTTGCGGCCGATCTTGAGCGGCCAAGCCTTGCGCGGCTTGTCCAGCAAGGGCTCGCGCCGCGGACGCAGGTCGTCAAGGTCCCGCATCATGGAGCGGCCAGCTCGCTCGACCTCGCTTGGATGAGGGCAACGGCTCCGGAGATCGCGGTCCTGTCCGTTGGACGCTACAATCCTTACCGCCATCCCCATCCACAAGTCCTCGCCTCTTATCAGGCACAGGGCTCCCTCCTGTTCCGCACCGATCGGGATGGAGCGATCACCATCACCGGCTCGGCTGGGTCGCAGCACCTCCTGATCAGCTCGGCCTCCCAGTTGAAGTTCGAGCGAGTTTCATTGACCAAAACAGTCTGGGAACAGGAGCGTCGAAACTACCATCGAGTCTGCCTCCGGCAGTTTGGGCCGGCCTGCTGGAGAGCGAGAGAACCGGAACGTCTGCGACCCGATCCGCCGAACCGTACTTCTTCATATTGA
- a CDS encoding HD-GYP domain-containing protein, giving the protein MARLTDLIRRTDRLPPLAGPAFTSTSFKPAAPPPVVTETDGGSTDREWYQRAILEVSRLGRAVAEQGDLDLKPLTGLASALTSSCRNHDDLLRHAVSGSQALSPLAANCVNVAIIGNRLAEGLGYSQAERECVTLAGLVHDLGMFLVPDSLVAKPQTLTSSERALVYHHPRNGALALSRVDAAYRWLASIVEQEHERWDGRGYPHQLSGPRIHRIAQVIGLADVLDALVNPRPYRHRLSAHRAVHQLVTAQKHVFPQELLRSLLNRISLYPPGTEVRLSTGDDATVERLNARTPLRPVVRLIAPTAMTERILDLSLTPSVHIVEVLAQSPSGGTQV; this is encoded by the coding sequence ATGGCCCGTCTCACCGACCTCATTCGCCGGACCGACCGCCTCCCTCCGCTCGCCGGTCCGGCTTTCACCTCCACCTCGTTCAAGCCGGCCGCGCCGCCCCCCGTCGTCACGGAAACGGACGGCGGATCGACCGACCGCGAGTGGTATCAACGCGCGATCCTTGAGGTCTCTCGGCTCGGCCGCGCGGTTGCCGAACAGGGTGACTTGGACCTCAAGCCGTTGACCGGGCTGGCCTCGGCGCTGACCAGTTCCTGCCGGAATCATGACGACCTCCTGCGGCACGCCGTGTCCGGTTCGCAGGCCCTCTCCCCATTGGCCGCCAATTGCGTCAATGTGGCGATCATCGGGAATCGCTTGGCCGAGGGGCTGGGCTACTCACAGGCCGAACGCGAGTGCGTCACGCTCGCCGGTCTGGTTCATGACTTGGGGATGTTCCTGGTGCCGGACTCGTTGGTCGCCAAGCCCCAGACCCTGACCAGCAGCGAGCGGGCGCTGGTCTATCATCATCCCCGCAACGGAGCCTTGGCGCTGAGTCGCGTGGACGCCGCCTACCGATGGCTCGCATCGATCGTGGAGCAGGAGCATGAACGATGGGACGGGCGGGGGTATCCGCATCAACTGTCCGGCCCCCGGATCCACCGCATTGCGCAGGTGATCGGACTCGCGGACGTGTTGGACGCCTTGGTGAATCCTCGCCCTTACCGGCACAGGCTCAGCGCCCACCGGGCCGTCCACCAGCTCGTGACCGCCCAGAAACACGTCTTTCCGCAGGAACTGTTGCGCTCGCTGTTGAATCGCATCTCCCTCTATCCCCCTGGGACCGAGGTGAGGCTCAGCACGGGAGACGACGCCACGGTCGAACGGCTCAATGCGCGCACGCCCCTCAGGCCGGTTGTCCGATTGATCGCTCCGACCGCCATGACCGAACGCATTCTCGATCTGTCCCTCACTCCGTCCGTCCATATCGTGGAGGTCCTGGCGCAGTCGCCTTCCGGAGGAACCCAGGTATGA